The Clostridia bacterium genome contains a region encoding:
- a CDS encoding 3-hydroxyacyl-CoA dehydrogenase family protein — MATVPGIKRICVVGAGNMGHQIALCAALAGYEVRCTDIVPEILKKAEQFADTYLPERVAKGKLTEEEAKRARENLSFTLSLEEAAKDADFVIEAVIEKLEAKRKLFVELDRICPPHAILTTNSSFIVSSKIADVTGRPEKICNMHFFNPALVMKLVEVVKGPHTADETANITMEVSKSLGKVPVLLKKEIYGFLVNRILSAINQEALFLYDMGIASYEDIDNAVVHALGHPMGPFRLMDLTGIDLAYYISMERYQETQDPANKPSPVIVEKFVKGEWGRKTGKGFYEYGDKA, encoded by the coding sequence GTGGCAACTGTACCGGGAATCAAGAGGATTTGCGTAGTTGGCGCAGGGAACATGGGGCACCAGATTGCCCTCTGCGCCGCCCTGGCAGGGTATGAGGTAAGGTGTACCGACATTGTTCCGGAAATTTTGAAGAAAGCCGAGCAGTTTGCCGATACCTACCTTCCGGAGCGAGTGGCCAAGGGGAAGCTTACAGAAGAAGAAGCCAAAAGAGCCCGCGAGAACCTCTCTTTTACCCTGAGCCTGGAAGAGGCGGCAAAGGATGCGGACTTTGTCATTGAAGCGGTTATCGAGAAGCTGGAGGCCAAGCGCAAGCTCTTTGTGGAGCTAGACAGGATTTGCCCGCCCCATGCCATCCTTACCACCAACAGCTCCTTTATCGTGAGCTCCAAAATCGCCGACGTTACCGGGCGCCCGGAAAAGATCTGTAATATGCACTTCTTCAACCCGGCGCTGGTCATGAAGCTGGTTGAGGTGGTAAAAGGGCCGCACACGGCAGACGAAACGGCAAACATTACCATGGAAGTAAGCAAAAGCCTAGGCAAAGTCCCTGTGCTCCTCAAAAAGGAAATCTACGGGTTCCTTGTCAACCGCATTCTTTCTGCCATTAACCAAGAAGCCCTTTTCCTCTACGACATGGGGATTGCCTCCTACGAAGACATCGACAACGCCGTGGTCCATGCCCTGGGCCATCCCATGGGACCGTTCCGCCTCATGGACCTCACCGGCATCGACCTTGCCTACTACATTAGTATGGAGCGCTACCAGGAGACGCAGGACCCTGCCAACAAACCTTCCCCCGTCATAGTGGAAAAGTTCGTGAAGGGAGAATGGGGCCGCAAGACGGGCAAAGGTTTCTACGAGTACGGCGACAAGGCGTAG
- a CDS encoding IclR family transcriptional regulator, whose product MRQERITFSEYKSEVPAVDTAIRIIEFLSRYRHRRSTCSEIATALGINKSTCLRILRVLQSHRFVSYYSDTKRYSLGVKLVVLGSRALEFIDYLKLVQPHLKWLAQETKQTSVLLEPIGNNRLMYVAKEESGEAKEESGESVRLTVRLGQQFTLTSASYGKCFMAYMSEDEIEDIIREVGLKQFTSRTIVSVEEFKDNLRQVCEKGYAESYEEYTQGLSGIAAPIFDMSGRVQMVVAIVGLSTQVTPENGHWYGEKVKEAARLIADEIGGISTPSQVLSAEQGAPQ is encoded by the coding sequence ATGCGACAGGAGAGGATAACATTCAGCGAATACAAGTCAGAAGTCCCTGCTGTTGATACGGCCATACGCATTATCGAGTTTTTGAGCCGGTACAGGCACCGCAGGAGCACGTGCTCGGAAATAGCCACGGCGCTAGGAATTAACAAGAGCACCTGCCTGAGAATACTGCGCGTGTTGCAGAGCCATCGTTTTGTGTCTTATTACAGCGATACGAAGCGTTACAGCCTGGGAGTCAAGCTGGTCGTGCTAGGTTCGAGGGCGCTTGAATTCATCGATTACTTGAAACTAGTTCAGCCGCACTTGAAATGGCTTGCTCAGGAGACAAAACAGACCAGCGTCCTGCTTGAACCAATAGGCAATAATCGCCTGATGTACGTTGCCAAAGAGGAAAGCGGAGAAGCTAAAGAGGAAAGCGGAGAATCTGTGCGCCTTACCGTAAGGCTAGGCCAGCAATTCACTCTGACGAGTGCATCGTACGGAAAGTGTTTCATGGCCTACATGTCGGAGGACGAGATCGAAGATATCATACGGGAAGTGGGATTGAAGCAGTTTACCTCCAGGACGATTGTAAGCGTTGAGGAGTTTAAGGACAATCTCAGGCAGGTTTGTGAGAAAGGCTATGCGGAAAGCTATGAAGAATACACGCAGGGCCTGAGCGGTATTGCCGCTCCTATCTTTGATATGTCGGGTCGGGTACAGATGGTTGTGGCTATTGTGGGTCTTTCCACCCAGGTCACGCCGGAAAACGGTCATTGGTATGGAGAGAAGGTGAAGGAGGCGGCGCGGTTGATAGCTGATGAAATAGGCGGCATATCCACTCCCAGCCAAGTATTATCGGCTGAGCAAGGAGCGCCGCAATAG
- a CDS encoding aromatic ring hydroxylase, which translates to MAIKTFADYYGRLKKMRPNIYMDGEKVDRTDERLQPGINVVRETYERANDPAFADLCVAVSHLSGERINRFCHIHQSTEDLLKKQLMTRLLCHRVGGCIQRCMGIDALNALSVVTYEMDQALGTGYYQRFSNYLRYFQENDLCANCAQTDAKGDRLKRPHQQEDPDLYLRVVEVRNDGIVVRGAKLHNTIAPYADEIIVLPTRFMTEKDNEYAVAFAIPADWEGIKIVARHAVPHRRKKLFAPAAEIGDAESFTIFDDVFVPEERVFINGKADPRQTPFAGFLALLFAHYHRHTYTGCKPAISEIIASEAALVAEYNGIEREHHVREKLCHIISTAELVFAAGQASAYRAERAPSGTYIPDEILTNAGRKLAGEEIYTEYKILADLAGGLAATLPLEGDFYNQETGPFLNKYIRRNPKIPAEDIHRCFRLIEGTLVSELAGVVQVAGLHGGGSPQMETITMMSRYDLEKLKSIAKYLAGIEKELPPYQRETVTPRKMLERFRELYGSAR; encoded by the coding sequence GTGGCGATTAAGACTTTTGCGGATTATTACGGCCGGCTGAAGAAGATGCGGCCCAACATCTATATGGACGGAGAGAAAGTGGACCGCACAGACGAAAGGCTGCAGCCAGGAATCAACGTTGTCCGCGAAACTTACGAGCGCGCCAATGACCCTGCCTTTGCCGACCTTTGCGTGGCTGTTTCCCACCTTAGCGGAGAAAGAATCAACCGCTTCTGCCATATCCACCAGAGCACAGAGGACCTGCTCAAAAAGCAGCTTATGACGCGGCTGCTCTGCCACCGGGTTGGTGGCTGCATCCAGCGCTGCATGGGCATTGATGCCCTCAACGCCCTCTCGGTGGTTACCTACGAAATGGACCAGGCCCTGGGCACGGGCTACTACCAGCGCTTCTCGAATTATCTCCGCTACTTCCAGGAGAATGATCTCTGCGCCAACTGCGCCCAAACCGATGCTAAAGGGGACAGACTAAAGAGGCCGCACCAGCAGGAGGACCCCGATCTTTACTTGAGAGTGGTGGAGGTGAGAAATGACGGGATTGTGGTGCGGGGAGCAAAGCTCCACAACACCATTGCCCCTTACGCGGATGAAATCATCGTTCTTCCCACGCGCTTCATGACGGAAAAAGATAACGAGTACGCCGTAGCTTTTGCCATCCCCGCCGATTGGGAGGGGATAAAGATTGTTGCCCGGCACGCAGTTCCCCATAGGCGGAAAAAGCTCTTTGCTCCCGCCGCCGAAATCGGGGATGCCGAGTCCTTCACGATTTTTGACGATGTTTTTGTCCCGGAAGAAAGGGTGTTTATAAACGGGAAGGCCGACCCCAGGCAAACACCTTTTGCTGGCTTCCTTGCCTTGCTCTTTGCCCATTACCACCGCCACACTTACACAGGCTGCAAACCGGCAATCTCAGAAATCATTGCCAGCGAGGCAGCGCTTGTGGCGGAATACAACGGCATTGAGCGTGAACACCACGTCCGCGAAAAACTCTGCCACATCATCAGCACAGCCGAGCTCGTCTTTGCTGCCGGCCAGGCAAGCGCCTACCGCGCCGAGAGAGCTCCTTCGGGAACTTACATCCCTGACGAAATTCTAACCAACGCCGGCAGAAAGCTTGCCGGCGAGGAAATCTACACCGAATACAAGATCCTCGCCGACCTCGCAGGAGGCTTGGCGGCTACCCTTCCCCTGGAAGGGGATTTCTACAACCAGGAAACCGGACCTTTCCTTAACAAGTACATCAGGCGCAATCCAAAGATCCCTGCGGAGGATATCCACCGTTGCTTTCGGTTAATTGAGGGCACCCTGGTTTCGGAGCTTGCCGGGGTCGTGCAGGTCGCGGGCCTGCACGGAGGCGGTTCGCCCCAGATGGAAACCATCACCATGATGTCCCGCTATGACTTGGAAAAGCTGAAAAGCATTGCCAAGTACCTGGCGGGAATTGAGAAGGAGCTCCCGCCTTACCAGAGGGAAACCGTCACGCCGCGCAAGATGCTGGAAAGGTTCCGCGAGCTTTATGGAAGCGCAAGGTAA